One part of the Dunckerocampus dactyliophorus isolate RoL2022-P2 chromosome 11, RoL_Ddac_1.1, whole genome shotgun sequence genome encodes these proteins:
- the maea gene encoding E3 ubiquitin-protein transferase MAEA isoform X2 — MAVQETASQLSMALKVQEYPTLKVPYETLNKRFRAAQKNIDRETSHVTMVVAELEKTLSSFPVVDSVVSLLDGVVEKLSALKRKAAESIQAEDESAKLCKRRIEHLKEHSSDQPASVNLWKKKRMDRMMVEHLLRCGYYNTAVKLARQSGIEDLVNIEMFLTAKEVEESLERQETATCLAWCHDNKSRLRKMKSCLEFSLRIQEFIELIRQNKRMDAVRHARKHFSQAEGGQLDEVRQVMGMLAFPSDTHISPYKDLLDPARWKMLIQQFRYDNYRLHQLGNNSVFTITLQAGLSAIKTPQCYKDDGTSKNPDCPVCSKSLNKLAQPLPMAHCANSRLVCKISGEVMNENNPPMMLPNGYVYGYNSLLSIRQDDKVVCPRTKEVFNFSQAEKVYIM; from the exons ATGGCGGTGCAGGAGACAGCTTCTCAACTATCCATGGCTCTCAAAGTCCAAGAATACCCCACCCTGAAG GTGCCCTACGAGACTTTGAACAAACGCTTTCGAGCGGCCCAGAAGAACATCGACAGGGAGACAAGTCACGTCACCATGGTGGTCGCCGAGCTGGAGAAGACGCTCAGCAGCTTCCCCGTGGTCGACTCTGTGGTGTCTCTGCTGGATGGAGTGGTGGAGAAACTCAGCGCCCTGAAAAgaaag GCTGCGGAGTCCATCCAAGCGGAGGACGAGAGCGCCAAGCTGTGCAAGCGGCGCATCGAGCACCTGAAGGAGCACAGCAGCGACCAGCCAGCCTCCGTCAACTTGTGGAAGAAGAAGCGCATGGACCGCATGATGGTGGAGCATCTGCTTCGCTGCGGCTACTACAACACCGCCGTTAAGTTGGCCAGACAGAGCGGCATCGAG GATCTTGTCAACATCGAGATGTTCCTCACAGCAAAGGAGGTGGAGGAATCCCTGGAGAGGCAGGAGACAGCCACCTGCTTAGCCTGGTGCCATGACAACAAGTCCCGTCTTCGCAAGATGAAG AGCTGTTTGGAGTTCAGTCTGAGGATCCAGGAGTTCATTGAGCTGATCCGGCAAAACAAACGAATGGATGCCGTCAG aCATGCGAGGAAACACTTCAGCCAAGCAGAAGGCGGACAGCTGGATGAAGTTCGGCAGGTGATGGGCATGCTGGCCTTCCCGTCAGATACACACATCTCTCCGTACAAG GATCTTTTGGATCCGGCACGCTGGAAGATGCTGATCCAGCAGTTCCGATATGACAACTACAGACTGCACCAGCTGGGGAACAACTCTGTCTTCACCATCACGCTGCAGGCCGGCCTGTCTGCCATCAAGACGCC TCAGTGCTACAAAGACGACGGTACCTCCAAGAACCCTGACTGTCCCGTGTGCAGTAAATCCCTAAACAAGCTGGCCCAGCCTCTACCCATGGCTCACTGCGCCAACTCCAGACTAGTGTGTAAGATCTCTGGAGAGGTCATGAATGAGAACAACCCCCCCATGATGCTGCCTAATGGTTATGTGTACGGCTACAAT TCGCTGCTGTCCATCCGCCAAGACGACAAGGTGGTTTGCCCCAGAACCAAAGAAGTCTTCAACTTCTCACAGGCTGAGAAGGTCTACATCATGTGA
- the maea gene encoding E3 ubiquitin-protein transferase MAEA isoform X1 — translation MYIFGTGTESCTTKDFFFSKVPYETLNKRFRAAQKNIDRETSHVTMVVAELEKTLSSFPVVDSVVSLLDGVVEKLSALKRKAAESIQAEDESAKLCKRRIEHLKEHSSDQPASVNLWKKKRMDRMMVEHLLRCGYYNTAVKLARQSGIEDLVNIEMFLTAKEVEESLERQETATCLAWCHDNKSRLRKMKSCLEFSLRIQEFIELIRQNKRMDAVRHARKHFSQAEGGQLDEVRQVMGMLAFPSDTHISPYKDLLDPARWKMLIQQFRYDNYRLHQLGNNSVFTITLQAGLSAIKTPQCYKDDGTSKNPDCPVCSKSLNKLAQPLPMAHCANSRLVCKISGEVMNENNPPMMLPNGYVYGYNSLLSIRQDDKVVCPRTKEVFNFSQAEKVYIM, via the exons ATGTACATCTTTGGTACCGGTACTGAGTCCTGCACTACAAAGGATTTCTTCTTTTCCAAG GTGCCCTACGAGACTTTGAACAAACGCTTTCGAGCGGCCCAGAAGAACATCGACAGGGAGACAAGTCACGTCACCATGGTGGTCGCCGAGCTGGAGAAGACGCTCAGCAGCTTCCCCGTGGTCGACTCTGTGGTGTCTCTGCTGGATGGAGTGGTGGAGAAACTCAGCGCCCTGAAAAgaaag GCTGCGGAGTCCATCCAAGCGGAGGACGAGAGCGCCAAGCTGTGCAAGCGGCGCATCGAGCACCTGAAGGAGCACAGCAGCGACCAGCCAGCCTCCGTCAACTTGTGGAAGAAGAAGCGCATGGACCGCATGATGGTGGAGCATCTGCTTCGCTGCGGCTACTACAACACCGCCGTTAAGTTGGCCAGACAGAGCGGCATCGAG GATCTTGTCAACATCGAGATGTTCCTCACAGCAAAGGAGGTGGAGGAATCCCTGGAGAGGCAGGAGACAGCCACCTGCTTAGCCTGGTGCCATGACAACAAGTCCCGTCTTCGCAAGATGAAG AGCTGTTTGGAGTTCAGTCTGAGGATCCAGGAGTTCATTGAGCTGATCCGGCAAAACAAACGAATGGATGCCGTCAG aCATGCGAGGAAACACTTCAGCCAAGCAGAAGGCGGACAGCTGGATGAAGTTCGGCAGGTGATGGGCATGCTGGCCTTCCCGTCAGATACACACATCTCTCCGTACAAG GATCTTTTGGATCCGGCACGCTGGAAGATGCTGATCCAGCAGTTCCGATATGACAACTACAGACTGCACCAGCTGGGGAACAACTCTGTCTTCACCATCACGCTGCAGGCCGGCCTGTCTGCCATCAAGACGCC TCAGTGCTACAAAGACGACGGTACCTCCAAGAACCCTGACTGTCCCGTGTGCAGTAAATCCCTAAACAAGCTGGCCCAGCCTCTACCCATGGCTCACTGCGCCAACTCCAGACTAGTGTGTAAGATCTCTGGAGAGGTCATGAATGAGAACAACCCCCCCATGATGCTGCCTAATGGTTATGTGTACGGCTACAAT TCGCTGCTGTCCATCCGCCAAGACGACAAGGTGGTTTGCCCCAGAACCAAAGAAGTCTTCAACTTCTCACAGGCTGAGAAGGTCTACATCATGTGA
- the maea gene encoding E3 ubiquitin-protein transferase MAEA isoform X3 — MVVAELEKTLSSFPVVDSVVSLLDGVVEKLSALKRKAAESIQAEDESAKLCKRRIEHLKEHSSDQPASVNLWKKKRMDRMMVEHLLRCGYYNTAVKLARQSGIEDLVNIEMFLTAKEVEESLERQETATCLAWCHDNKSRLRKMKSCLEFSLRIQEFIELIRQNKRMDAVRHARKHFSQAEGGQLDEVRQVMGMLAFPSDTHISPYKDLLDPARWKMLIQQFRYDNYRLHQLGNNSVFTITLQAGLSAIKTPQCYKDDGTSKNPDCPVCSKSLNKLAQPLPMAHCANSRLVCKISGEVMNENNPPMMLPNGYVYGYNSLLSIRQDDKVVCPRTKEVFNFSQAEKVYIM, encoded by the exons ATGGTGGTCGCCGAGCTGGAGAAGACGCTCAGCAGCTTCCCCGTGGTCGACTCTGTGGTGTCTCTGCTGGATGGAGTGGTGGAGAAACTCAGCGCCCTGAAAAgaaag GCTGCGGAGTCCATCCAAGCGGAGGACGAGAGCGCCAAGCTGTGCAAGCGGCGCATCGAGCACCTGAAGGAGCACAGCAGCGACCAGCCAGCCTCCGTCAACTTGTGGAAGAAGAAGCGCATGGACCGCATGATGGTGGAGCATCTGCTTCGCTGCGGCTACTACAACACCGCCGTTAAGTTGGCCAGACAGAGCGGCATCGAG GATCTTGTCAACATCGAGATGTTCCTCACAGCAAAGGAGGTGGAGGAATCCCTGGAGAGGCAGGAGACAGCCACCTGCTTAGCCTGGTGCCATGACAACAAGTCCCGTCTTCGCAAGATGAAG AGCTGTTTGGAGTTCAGTCTGAGGATCCAGGAGTTCATTGAGCTGATCCGGCAAAACAAACGAATGGATGCCGTCAG aCATGCGAGGAAACACTTCAGCCAAGCAGAAGGCGGACAGCTGGATGAAGTTCGGCAGGTGATGGGCATGCTGGCCTTCCCGTCAGATACACACATCTCTCCGTACAAG GATCTTTTGGATCCGGCACGCTGGAAGATGCTGATCCAGCAGTTCCGATATGACAACTACAGACTGCACCAGCTGGGGAACAACTCTGTCTTCACCATCACGCTGCAGGCCGGCCTGTCTGCCATCAAGACGCC TCAGTGCTACAAAGACGACGGTACCTCCAAGAACCCTGACTGTCCCGTGTGCAGTAAATCCCTAAACAAGCTGGCCCAGCCTCTACCCATGGCTCACTGCGCCAACTCCAGACTAGTGTGTAAGATCTCTGGAGAGGTCATGAATGAGAACAACCCCCCCATGATGCTGCCTAATGGTTATGTGTACGGCTACAAT TCGCTGCTGTCCATCCGCCAAGACGACAAGGTGGTTTGCCCCAGAACCAAAGAAGTCTTCAACTTCTCACAGGCTGAGAAGGTCTACATCATGTGA